One genomic window of Candidatus Poribacteria bacterium includes the following:
- the sucD gene encoding succinate--CoA ligase subunit alpha, translating to MSILVNKNTKVIVQGITGRSGRFHTEQCAAYGTQIVAGAVPGRGGSDVNGIPVYDTVADGVAATGANTSLIFVPARFNAADSVMEAAAAGVSLIVCISEHVPVLDMVKAKAYLKTGNFDNPFIIPNGPPRLIGPNCPGIITPGECKIGVMPEFAYTPGNVGIVSRSGTLTYEAAYQLKRLGIGQSTCVGIGGDPVIGTNFVDVLKLFEADDDTHAVVLIGEIGGTAEETAAQFVKDEMTKPVVGFIAGQTAPPGKRMGHAGAIISGGQGTAADKIQALKNAGIAVADSLATIGETVAKVLA from the coding sequence ATGAGTATACTTGTTAACAAAAATACAAAAGTAATCGTTCAAGGCATCACAGGTCGTTCTGGACGTTTTCATACGGAGCAATGCGCAGCTTACGGCACGCAGATCGTTGCGGGCGCGGTTCCCGGCAGAGGCGGGTCTGATGTAAACGGCATCCCCGTATATGACACTGTGGCAGACGGAGTTGCAGCAACAGGCGCAAACACCTCGCTGATTTTCGTTCCTGCACGCTTCAATGCAGCCGATTCCGTGATGGAAGCCGCGGCAGCTGGGGTGTCGCTTATCGTCTGTATATCCGAACATGTCCCGGTCCTTGATATGGTTAAGGCGAAAGCGTACCTGAAGACAGGCAATTTTGACAATCCGTTTATCATCCCGAACGGTCCTCCGAGGCTCATCGGTCCGAACTGCCCCGGTATCATCACACCCGGCGAATGCAAAATTGGCGTAATGCCTGAGTTTGCTTACACCCCTGGCAACGTTGGCATCGTCTCCCGAAGTGGAACGCTAACCTATGAAGCCGCCTACCAACTGAAACGACTCGGTATCGGACAGTCTACCTGTGTCGGTATCGGTGGTGATCCAGTGATCGGAACAAACTTCGTTGATGTTCTGAAACTTTTTGAGGCGGACGATGACACGCACGCCGTCGTTTTAATCGGTGAAATCGGCGGAACGGCTGAGGAAACAGCAGCACAGTTCGTGAAGGACGAAATGACGAAGCCAGTTGTCGGATTTATCGCTGGACAGACTGCTCCACCGGGCAAACGGATGGGACACGCAGGGGCGATCATCTCTGGTGGACAAGGTACCGCTGCAGACAAAATTCAGGCACTCAAAAATGCTGGAATTGCCGTCGCAGATAGCCTCGCCACCATCGGCGAAACCGTAGCAAAGGTCTTGGCTTAA
- the panB gene encoding 3-methyl-2-oxobutanoate hydroxymethyltransferase — translation MKKDIAYLHTKKQQQQPITVLTCYDYPTACLQDEAGIDIVFVGDSVGTNILGYKNETEVTMADMRHHLKAVRRGVTDAYLLVDMPYAADRDVKQAVANAKLFLSDGADGVKLEGGIEKVPIVTALAEQGMEICAHIGHNPQIHGTKAATHGKTFAKAKQLIEAARALTEAGAKLIVLEKITEEVSQIITENVDIPTIGIGAGRYCDGQVLVINDILGIGPPFKHAKRYQDYNQLTFEAIRQYREEVANGTFPTDANTSHIPPDKLERVQKWLKNI, via the coding sequence ATGAAGAAAGATATTGCTTATCTTCACACCAAAAAACAGCAGCAGCAACCGATCACTGTGCTAACCTGCTACGATTATCCAACCGCTTGCCTACAGGACGAGGCAGGGATCGATATCGTTTTCGTCGGGGATAGCGTCGGCACCAATATCCTCGGTTATAAAAACGAGACAGAAGTGACGATGGCAGATATGCGTCACCATCTCAAAGCGGTGCGCCGCGGTGTGACAGATGCCTACCTCCTCGTTGATATGCCTTACGCCGCCGATCGCGATGTGAAGCAAGCCGTTGCCAACGCGAAACTCTTCTTATCTGATGGGGCAGACGGTGTTAAATTGGAAGGCGGTATAGAAAAGGTTCCGATTGTTACCGCACTCGCCGAACAAGGTATGGAAATCTGCGCACACATCGGCCACAATCCGCAAATTCACGGCACCAAAGCAGCGACGCACGGAAAAACCTTTGCTAAAGCGAAACAACTCATTGAAGCAGCAAGAGCACTCACGGAGGCAGGTGCGAAACTCATTGTCCTTGAGAAAATCACTGAGGAAGTGAGCCAAATCATAACCGAGAACGTTGATATTCCCACCATCGGCATCGGGGCAGGGCGATATTGCGACGGACAAGTACTCGTCATCAACGATATATTAGGCATAGGTCCGCCCTTCAAACACGCCAAACGCTACCAAGATTACAATCAGCTAACTTTTGAAGCAATCAGGCAATATCGCGAAGAGGTAGCAAACGGCACATTTCCCACAGATGCGAATACCTCACATATCCCCCCAGACAAACTTGAGCGAGTCCAGAAGTGGTTAAAGAACATCTGA
- a CDS encoding adenine nucleotide alpha hydrolase, with translation MTKQTNEATPIPVLVSWSSGKDSAWALHTLRQQPERYDVRGIFTTVTKTFDRVSIHSTPAWVLKQQAEKLGVPLYEIPIPYPCSNAIYEEAMRKFLAEVEALPEGLGASHFAFGDLFLEDIREYREDKLKGTGFTPIFPVWGEDTTLLAEKMIDSGLRAIITALNPTKVPADFAGRWFDAALLADLPDGVDPLGENGEFHTCVVDGPMFSSPVAAKPGEVVQRDIVSAKDKDDKIHTSSNISPTYVYADVVPLDG, from the coding sequence ATGACAAAACAAACGAATGAGGCGACACCCATACCGGTTTTGGTTTCTTGGTCTTCGGGCAAAGATTCTGCGTGGGCACTTCACACGCTCCGTCAACAGCCGGAACGCTACGATGTACGCGGTATTTTTACGACTGTCACAAAGACGTTTGATCGTGTTTCTATCCACTCGACACCAGCATGGGTGCTGAAACAGCAGGCGGAGAAACTCGGCGTGCCGTTGTACGAGATACCGATCCCCTATCCGTGTTCCAACGCAATTTATGAAGAAGCGATGCGAAAATTCCTCGCTGAGGTGGAAGCGTTGCCTGAAGGTCTGGGCGCGTCGCATTTCGCATTCGGTGATCTCTTCTTGGAAGATATTCGTGAGTATCGGGAGGATAAACTCAAGGGGACCGGTTTTACACCGATTTTTCCGGTATGGGGAGAGGACACAACGCTGCTCGCCGAAAAGATGATTGATTCTGGCTTGCGGGCTATTATCACTGCCCTCAATCCTACCAAAGTCCCCGCTGATTTTGCAGGACGATGGTTTGATGCTGCGCTTCTCGCAGATTTACCGGATGGTGTGGATCCGCTCGGCGAAAACGGAGAATTCCATACGTGCGTCGTTGATGGACCGATGTTCAGTTCACCTGTTGCGGCGAAACCGGGAGAAGTCGTTCAGAGGGATATTGTTTCCGCAAAGGATAAAGATGACAAAATTCACACAAGCAGCAACATTTCACCGACTTATGTCTATGCGGATGTAGTGCCGCTGGATGGGTAA
- a CDS encoding aminodeoxychorismate/anthranilate synthase component II: MVLMIDNYDSFTYNLVQYLGELGAELEVHRSRKIGLEALDTLEPERIVISPGPCTPKEAGISNDTIQHFAGKVPILGVCLGHQCIGDVFGGEVVRADRLMHGKTSMIEHNGLELFEGLDNPFEATRYHSLIVKKETLPDCLEITAWTDQDEIMGLRHKDLPIWGVQFHPESILTAAGKSLLANFLAL, encoded by the coding sequence ATGGTTTTAATGATTGATAACTACGACTCCTTTACCTATAACTTGGTTCAGTATTTGGGTGAACTCGGTGCTGAACTGGAAGTTCATCGGAGTCGGAAGATTGGATTAGAGGCGTTAGACACTCTGGAACCGGAACGGATTGTCATTTCACCCGGGCCTTGCACACCGAAAGAAGCAGGCATATCCAACGATACCATACAACACTTCGCCGGAAAAGTCCCGATTTTGGGCGTTTGTCTCGGACATCAGTGCATCGGAGACGTGTTCGGAGGCGAAGTTGTTAGGGCTGATCGGTTGATGCACGGTAAAACCTCAATGATAGAACATAATGGTCTCGAACTTTTTGAGGGACTGGATAATCCATTTGAAGCGACACGTTACCATTCGCTTATCGTCAAAAAAGAGACACTGCCGGACTGCCTTGAGATCACGGCTTGGACAGATCAGGATGAAATCATGGGGCTTCGACATAAGGATTTGCCTATCTGGGGTGTGCAATTTCATCCGGAATCAATTTTGACGGCTGCTGGAAAGAGTCTGTTGGCAAACTTTTTGGCACTATAG
- the trpE gene encoding anthranilate synthase component I translates to MYYPTLEDFREAAKSGNTIPVYRSILADMETPVSAFYKLMPDNYAFLLESVEGGENVARYSFLGSQPSVLFYSKGHQVTIEYLEKGETVVQEYEDPLRVLEELMQDYRPVDTEELPKFHGGAVGYMSYDMVRFVEELPDSTEDELQLPDCFFMIAETILIFDHVNHQIKVVANAHIDGDVDGAYADALAKIEALVEKLAAASEMHLRTDSGEHQERYDKIISEPQSNLTKSDYEAAVRHAKEYIAAGDIIQVVLSQRFSCPVSVDSFDVYRALRVINPSPYMYYLKFDDFDIVGASPEMMVRVEDGLVQTVPIAGTRPRGTTPEEDKELERILLADPKERAEHVMLVDLGRNDLGRVCEYHTVEVTELMIVERFSHVMHIVSHVIGQLRENFTAFDVLRSCLPAGTLSGAPKVRAMEIIDELESTRRGTYGGAVGYFSFSGSSDTAITIRTAVIKDGTAYVQAGGGIVADSVPETEYYETVSKARAMLSAIALAEEQLAVFS, encoded by the coding sequence ATGTATTATCCGACGTTGGAAGATTTTCGCGAGGCAGCGAAATCAGGAAACACAATACCAGTATACCGATCGATTTTGGCGGATATGGAGACACCGGTATCTGCGTTCTATAAATTGATGCCAGACAATTATGCGTTCTTGTTGGAGAGTGTAGAAGGTGGTGAAAACGTTGCGCGCTACTCTTTTTTAGGGAGTCAACCCTCGGTGCTTTTCTATAGTAAAGGGCATCAAGTTACCATTGAGTATTTGGAAAAAGGCGAAACGGTAGTTCAGGAATATGAGGATCCTTTGCGCGTCCTTGAGGAATTGATGCAGGATTACCGACCTGTTGACACTGAAGAGTTACCGAAATTCCACGGGGGCGCGGTGGGTTATATGAGTTATGACATGGTGCGCTTCGTGGAGGAATTGCCAGATAGTACCGAAGATGAACTGCAGCTTCCGGATTGCTTTTTCATGATTGCCGAGACGATTTTGATATTTGATCATGTGAACCATCAGATTAAGGTTGTGGCGAACGCACATATTGATGGAGATGTAGATGGGGCTTATGCGGATGCGCTCGCGAAAATTGAGGCATTAGTCGAGAAGCTCGCAGCTGCTTCCGAAATGCATTTACGCACGGATAGTGGTGAACATCAGGAGCGGTATGATAAAATCATATCCGAACCCCAATCGAATCTCACGAAATCCGATTACGAAGCCGCGGTCAGACATGCTAAGGAATACATAGCCGCAGGCGACATTATCCAAGTCGTCCTTTCGCAGCGGTTCAGTTGTCCAGTATCTGTAGATTCATTTGATGTGTATCGGGCGTTGCGAGTGATCAATCCGTCCCCCTATATGTATTATCTGAAGTTTGATGATTTTGATATTGTGGGGGCATCACCGGAAATGATGGTAAGAGTGGAAGATGGGCTTGTCCAAACCGTTCCAATTGCGGGCACACGCCCGCGTGGCACAACCCCAGAAGAAGACAAAGAGTTGGAACGGATACTCCTTGCCGATCCAAAGGAACGCGCGGAGCACGTTATGCTTGTGGATTTAGGACGGAACGACCTTGGTCGGGTCTGTGAATATCACACTGTTGAAGTCACCGAGCTCATGATAGTTGAACGTTTCTCACATGTGATGCACATCGTTTCGCACGTTATTGGACAGTTGCGCGAAAATTTTACGGCTTTTGATGTCCTCCGGTCATGCCTTCCCGCTGGCACGCTCTCCGGCGCGCCGAAGGTACGGGCAATGGAAATTATCGATGAACTTGAATCTACACGGCGCGGCACGTACGGTGGGGCTGTCGGTTATTTCAGTTTCTCTGGCAGTTCAGACACAGCGATTACGATCCGAACCGCGGTTATCAAAGATGGCACCGCTTATGTGCAAGCAGGCGGTGGTATCGTCGCAGATTCAGTACCCGAAACTGAGTATTACGAAACCGTCAGTAAAGCGCGCGCGATGCTCAGTGCTATCGCATTGGCTGAGGAACAGTTAGCGGTTTTCAGTTAA
- the hisI gene encoding phosphoribosyl-AMP cyclohydrolase, with product MKILSELKYDRDGLVAAVIQDRTNNEILMVGYMNAEAIKETLTTGRVCFWSRSRQKLWIKGETSGHTQTVKSVAVDCDGDALLIKVEQKVAACHVGYRSCFFREVSPDGESTRIVGEKVFEADAVY from the coding sequence ATGAAAATTTTGTCGGAACTCAAATATGACCGCGATGGCTTGGTCGCCGCGGTCATTCAAGATCGCACGAATAACGAAATCCTGATGGTCGGTTATATGAACGCGGAAGCGATAAAAGAGACGCTGACTACGGGGCGCGTTTGCTTCTGGAGCCGTTCCCGCCAAAAGTTGTGGATAAAGGGGGAGACTTCGGGGCATACACAGACAGTTAAATCTGTTGCTGTCGATTGCGACGGCGATGCCCTGCTGATAAAGGTTGAGCAGAAGGTAGCAGCGTGTCATGTCGGCTATCGTTCCTGCTTCTTTCGGGAAGTCTCCCCCGACGGAGAGTCAACGCGTATCGTAGGTGAAAAGGTTTTCGAGGCAGATGCCGTCTATTAG
- a CDS encoding type II toxin-antitoxin system HicB family antitoxin — MRYPIVIHKDPESCYGVTVPDLPGCFSAGNTVEEALMQAAEAVECYLEGLLLDSEPIPNPKDITFHTNNPDYAGGLWETVSIDLGALVREGTPKKVVSLSKVSTL, encoded by the coding sequence ATGCGCTATCCTATTGTTATCCACAAAGATCCGGAGAGTTGTTACGGGGTTACTGTTCCCGATTTGCCTGGGTGTTTCAGTGCCGGAAATACCGTTGAGGAAGCCTTGATGCAAGCTGCGGAAGCGGTTGAGTGTTACCTTGAAGGTTTGTTACTTGATAGCGAACCGATTCCTAATCCTAAAGATATTACATTTCATACAAACAACCCTGATTATGCTGGTGGGCTATGGGAAACCGTATCAATTGATCTGGGAGCATTAGTTCGTGAAGGGACTCCTAAGAAGGTAGTCAGCTTATCTAAGGTCTCTACGCTGTGA